The stretch of DNA TGGGGCATGTATCCTACAATAACAATGGTATTATATGGATTTTCTATATTGTTTTTTAGATGGTGAAGAATTCTTCCGTGTTCACATGTGCCGGATGCAGATATAATAACCATAGGGCCTCTTTTATTATGTAATTGCTTTGATTGTTCAACATCCTCTATATATGTTATGTTCTCACTGGCAAGAGGGTCCATGTCCTGGATTTCCTTGCTAAAGTAATCCCTGTTATTCTCAAAAACCTTTGTTACTTTCACAGCGAGCGGACTGTCCACATATATTGGTATCTCTTTTATCTTTCTTTCTCTCAAAAGCCGCGACAGGAAATATATGACCTCCTGAGTTCTTTCCAGAGCAAATGACGGGACAATAATCTTTCCGCCGCGAGCTACGGTCTTATTCACAACTTCCATGAGCTTCTTCTCTGTTTCTTCTATAGGAGAATGTTTGCGGCCTCCATACGTGCTTTCAATTATAAGATAATCTATTTTTTTCGGTATTTCAGGATTTCCAACATACGGCAGGTTCGGACGTCCAAGATCTACAGCATAAGCGATACGTATTGTTTTGCCATTAGCAGAAATGTCAACTGTCGGTATAGAAGAGCCCAGGATATGACCTGCATCAAAGAATGTAAGCTCCATATCCTCTGTCACTCTCTGTTTTTTGTGATAATCAAGAGCGTAAAGATACCTCAAAGAATTTTCAGCATCATATCTTGTGTAAAGCGCTTCTCTTGGTGGGCGTCCTCTTCGCAGATTTACTTTATTCACATATTTTATATCTTCTTCCTGAATATGACCGCTATCCGGCAGCATATACTGGCAGAGCTCCATTGTGGAAGGAGTCAAATACGCCTTTTTTCTGAACCCTTTATTTACAAGTGTTGGAAAATTTCCGCAGTGGTCGATGTGGGCATGCGATATTATACAACAATCCAGATCCGATGGATTAATGGGAAACGCGGAATTTACAGTATAATACTCATCCCTGTGTCCGTGAAAAAGGCCGCAGTCTATGAGAACTGCAGATTTATCGGTAGTCGCCAAATGCATGGAACCGCTTACTGTTCCAACACCACCGCAAAATTTAAATTTTATTGCCATATATAACTACCTGATATCTGTTTTATAGAATTTGCAAGATGCCCCTTTTGCCATTCACATGCTTTTTTGTATAAAGAGAAATTCCGTTCAAGTTTTCTGAATTCTTTAGGATGCCTT from bacterium encodes:
- a CDS encoding MBL fold metallo-hydrolase, with the translated sequence MAIKFKFCGGVGTVSGSMHLATTDKSAVLIDCGLFHGHRDEYYTVNSAFPINPSDLDCCIISHAHIDHCGNFPTLVNKGFRKKAYLTPSTMELCQYMLPDSGHIQEEDIKYVNKVNLRRGRPPREALYTRYDAENSLRYLYALDYHKKQRVTEDMELTFFDAGHILGSSIPTVDISANGKTIRIAYAVDLGRPNLPYVGNPEIPKKIDYLIIESTYGGRKHSPIEETEKKLMEVVNKTVARGGKIIVPSFALERTQEVIYFLSRLLRERKIKEIPIYVDSPLAVKVTKVFENNRDYFSKEIQDMDPLASENITYIEDVEQSKQLHNKRGPMVIISASGTCEHGRILHHLKNNIENPYNTIVIVGYMPQNTLGRRIVEHDRPTVNIFGRPYELKAEVVVVDSFSAHADSDYLVQYVNETRDSLKKVFIVHGEPEQSEKLKERLVSLNVESMIPEKNETVCLG